A genome region from Lucilia cuprina isolate Lc7/37 chromosome 3, ASM2204524v1, whole genome shotgun sequence includes the following:
- the LOC111679427 gene encoding amyloid protein-binding protein 2, translating to MAQQLISIAGTSRETLYERCLWCFVTKLNYSQQTLNNVQQLRYLPPGVLIDIYVLMSQRDDLKDMLFEQMADLEIFERLLRFDPARQKLFLCLATLISRGKPLASQLKETYIGRYKQTPAANDVVKTQTSTVTTTNKTASKLAKLAKAKLALNCKTSTTANTSTTTSTTTAPTTSTSHSSTSSVSPADKTQDANILQEADNIVLTATSEVGLDVIDFGLRLGSFLSESGWLSESIEILTCVATKLKRMTLDKKLKIIYLDCLQRLLHSEAGFSNFKAAERTFDVIVDLLKQIDTEEIPKPLLANTYTQFSEMYFARNEYDDSHMWSVVAMRNLEETTPERIAIDVLRQAAKACVVKRDYQRANMLICQAKSRAKKTFGATHQKYADTLLDYGFFLLNVDSPYQSVNVYKEALDIKRCVFGNRNFHVAIAYEDLSYAYYVHEYSTGNFTCARDHVEKAVDIFKHLVPEDHLKLASAKRVKALLLEEIALDKMAEGVDDEGLLKQSEDLHKFALQLSLEVFGEVNVQTAKLYGNLGRLYQTMNRFEEAERMHQKAIKIKTDLLGPFDYEVGLSIGHLASLYNYQMKKYREAEELYLRSIEISLRLFGRSYSGLEYDYLGLCHVYEVLREYEKYLKYANMLDNWQILRGQNLTMDKTIYPAIKEDSTLEDIKYQFFTMCTHNLTACN from the exons ATGGCACAACAGCTAATTTCAATAGCTGGGACAAGTCGCGAAACCTTATACGAAAGATGCCTTTGGTGTTTTGTGACCAAATTGAATTACAGTCAACAAACCTTGAATAATGTCCAGCAACTACGTTACCTGCCACCAGGAGTGCTTATTGATATTTATGTTTTG atGTCCCAACGAGATGACTTAAAAGACATGCTATTTGAGCAAATGGCTGATTTGGAGATTTTCGAACGTTTATTGCGTTTTGATCCAGCACGTCAGAAACTCTTTTTATGTCTGGCTACTTTAATAAGTAGAGGCAAACCATTGGCATCACAATTGAAAGAGACCTATATAGGACGTTATAAACAAACACCCGCCGCCAATGATGTTGTCAAAACACAAACATCAACTGtgacaacaacaaataagaCTGCTTCCAAATTGGCTAAATTGGCCAAGGCGAAATTAGCTTTAAATTGTAAAACCTCAACAACAGCAaacacatcaacaacaacatcaacaacaactgcGCCTACAACCTCAACATCACACAGTAGTACAAGTAGTGTTAGTCCTGCTGATAAAACACAAGATGCAAACATTTTACAAGAAGCCGACAACATAGTTTTAACTGCTACCAGCGAAGTTGGTTTAGATGTCATTGATTTTGGTCTGCGTTTGGGTTCTTTCCTATCCGAGTCCGGTTGGTTGTCGGAGAGTATAGAAATCTTAACTTGTGTAGCCACCAAACTGAAACGTATGACTTtagataagaaattaaaaattatttatttagattgTTTACAAAG ACTTTTACATTCAGAGGCAggttttagtaattttaaagCTGCTGAACGTACATTTGATGTGATTGTGGATTTACTTAAACAAATCGATACCGAAGAGATACCCAAACCATTGCTGGCCAATACTTATACCCAATTCTCAGAAATGTATTTTGCACGCAATGAATACGATGACAGTCATATGTGGAGTGTGGTTGCCATGCGTAATTTGGAAGAAACTACACcagaaag AATTGCCATTGATGTATTGCGTCAGGCGGCTAAGGCTTGTGTGGTTAAAAGAGATTATCAGCGTGCAAATATGTTAATTTGTCAGGCCAAGTCGAGGGCAAA AAAAACTTTCGGTGCTACACATCAAAAATATGCTGACACCTTACTCGACTACGGCTTCTTCCTTCTCAACGTCGACTCTCCATATCAAAGTGTTAACGTATACAAAGAAGCCCTCGATATCAAACGTTGTGTCTTCGGTAATCGTAACTTCCATGTAGCCATAGCCTATGAAGATCTTTCATACGCCTACTATGTGCATGAGTACAGTACCGGTAATTTCACTTGTGCTCGAGATCATGTTGAAAAAGCTGTCGATATATTCAAACATCTAGTGCCAGAAGATCATTTAAAATTAGCCTCCGCGAAAAGAGTTAAAGCTTTGTTGCTGGAAGAAATAGCTCTGGATAAAATGGCTGAGGGTGTGGATGATGAAGGGCTGCTTAAACAATCAGAAGATTTACATAAATTTGCTTTGCAATTATCGCTGGAGGTATTTGGCGAAGTGAATGTACAAACAGCAAAATTATATGGTAATTTGGGAAGATTGTATCAGACAATGAATCGTTTTGAG GAGGCAGAACGTATGCATCAAAAagctattaaaattaaaaccgaTCTTTTGGGTCCTTTTGATTACGAGGTCGGTCTGTCCATAGGCCATCTGGCCTCGCTGTACAATTATCAAATGAAAAAGTATCGTGAGGCTGAAGAGTTGTATTTGCGCAGTATAGAAATAA gttTACGTTTATTTGGTCGTTCGTATTCTGGTTTGGAATACGATTATCTAGGACTGTGTCATGTTTATGAGGTTTTGCgggaatatgaaaaatatttaaaatatgcaaatatgttGGATAATTGGCAAATTTTGCGTGGACAAAATTTAACTATGGAC
- the LOC111679429 gene encoding uncharacterized protein LOC111679429 yields the protein MSASHQIIHALSEATAIRLFNSVVATDQASERQVFVIQRQTAQRMQQNSIESIRSSNEFNHSCRICRWNRSDMEITKCPCLCKGSVGFIHLQCLKRWIMQRRDNHCEICNATFNIPEEKFSLRRILKTFFGHCAAPIAKHLLYCISLLPLTHIILQQVVICMENINLSPQEQLTIKEVVLASSALMTSSALFFHFFEFIATRLILIRNILRHWWMFGNASDFALIPIESDILDLFRQ from the exons ATGTCTGCAAGTCATCAAATAATACATGCCCTTTCAGAAGCAACAGCCATACGTTTATTTAATAGTGTAGTGGCCACAGATCAAGCTAGCGAAAGGCAAGTTTTTGTCATACAGCGGCAAACGGCTCAAAGAATGCAACAAAATTCAATTGAATCCATTAGATCTAGCAATGAATTTAACCATTCATGTCGTATTTGTCGTTGGAATCGTAGTGATATGGAAATAACAAAATGTCCTTGCCTGTGCAAAGGAAGTGTG GGCTTTATACACTTGCAATGTTTAAAAAGATGGATTATGCAAAGACGTGATAATCATTGCGAGATTTGTAATGCTACCTTTAATATACCAGAGGAAAAATTTAGCTTACGGCgcatattgaaaacattttttggcCATTGCGCTGCTCCCATAGCCAAACACTTGCTTTATTGTATTTCCCTACTGCCCTTAACGCACATTATACTACAACAGGTGGTCATATGTATGGAAAATATCAATTTAAGTCCTCAAGAACAATTGACCATAAAGGAAGTGGTTTTGGCTTCCAGTGCCCTTATGACTTCAA GTGCCttattctttcatttttttgagtttattGCAACACGTTTAATTCTAATACGCAACATTTTAAGGCACTGGTGGATGTTTGGTAATGCCTCGGATTTTGCGCTCATTCCAATAGAAAGTGATATATTGGATTTATTTAgacaatag